Genomic DNA from Streptomyces venezuelae:
CAATCGGCCGCACGGCGAGCACGGCCTGCTCAACGACTCCGCGGACGCGACCGATCTGCACCTGCTGGTCTTCGAGGTCTCCGAAATCTCCGAGGAGGCAGTGCGTGAAGACGAAGGAAGCTGACCCTCGGACCGGGCCCTTCACCGTTCTGGACGTGGGCGGCACCACGCTGCGGGTGGGGAGCTACACCCCGGCCACCGGGCGTCTCTCCCGGGTGCGCCGCGTCCCGGTCGAGGGCAAGGCGCTCCATCCGGACGCGTCCGTGCCGGAGTTGCAGGAGCGGGTGGTGGAGCAGATCGTCCGCGAGGTCGAACGGCACGGTGCGGGGGCGGGCGGAGCGCCGCGCGCGGTCGGGATCGCCTTCGCGGGGCCGGTCACGGCGGACGGTCTGGTCGTCGCGGCGCCCACGGTGTGGGGGCCGCGCGGTGCACCGCTGCCCCTCGGCGCACGGTTGGGTGAGCGGCTGGGCGTGCCGGTCGCCGTCGTGAACGACCTCACGGCGGCGGCCTGGCGGTACGCCGCCACGGAACCGGAGCCGTTCTGTCTCCTCACCGTCAGCTCGGGCATCGGCAACAAGGTGTTCCGCGGCGGCGACGTGCTCGTCGACCCCGCGGGGCACGGTGGCGAGCTGGGCCACTGGGTCTGCGACCCCTCGCCCGACGCGCCGCTCTGCGACTGCGGGGGCCGCGGCCACCTGGGCGCCGTCGCCTCGGGGCGCGGGGTGCTCGCGGCGGCCCGGCGCGCGGCGGCCGCCGATCCTGCCGGGTTCTCCACGTCCCGGCTCGCCGCTCTCTGCGGGGGCGGCCACCCGGACGCGATCGGCAATCCGGCGCTGGCCAAGGCGATCGCGGAGGGCGACGCGTTCGCTACGGGGGTGCTCCGTGGCACGCTCGTGCCGCTCGCCCAGGCGGTCTCGGCGGTCTTCACGTCGATCGGCGTGTGCCGCTTCATCCTGATGGGCGGTTTCGCCCTGGCGGTCGGGGAGCGGTACCGGGTGCTGCTGGTGGAGGAGCTGGTCCGGCAGGGCTGCTTCGGTCTCTCCGCGGACCGCGTGAACGCGCTGGTGTCCCTGGGCGCCCCCGACGACGACCACGGCCTGCTCGGCGCGGGCCGCCTCCTGGCCGCCCGCGGCCACCCGTCCCCGCCCCTCACAGACAGGCCGCCCACATGACCACGCCCCGCACCTCCCTCAGCGCCCGCACCCTCATCGTCGGCAGCGGCTTCGTCGGCACCGGCATCGCCCGGCGGCTCGCGCGCGCCGGGGACGACGTCACCCTCGTCTCGCGCGGGCGCCCCGCCACGCCGCCCGAGGAGTACGGCGCCCGGTGGTCCGCGCTGGACGCCACGGACGCCGAGGCCTGCGGTCGTCTGCTCGCGCGGTCGCGGCCGGAGCGGATCGTCCTGGTGCACGGCCCCTCCGACGTCACCTGGTGCGAGGAGCACCCGGAGG
This window encodes:
- a CDS encoding ROK family protein — its product is MKTKEADPRTGPFTVLDVGGTTLRVGSYTPATGRLSRVRRVPVEGKALHPDASVPELQERVVEQIVREVERHGAGAGGAPRAVGIAFAGPVTADGLVVAAPTVWGPRGAPLPLGARLGERLGVPVAVVNDLTAAAWRYAATEPEPFCLLTVSSGIGNKVFRGGDVLVDPAGHGGELGHWVCDPSPDAPLCDCGGRGHLGAVASGRGVLAAARRAAAADPAGFSTSRLAALCGGGHPDAIGNPALAKAIAEGDAFATGVLRGTLVPLAQAVSAVFTSIGVCRFILMGGFALAVGERYRVLLVEELVRQGCFGLSADRVNALVSLGAPDDDHGLLGAGRLLAARGHPSPPLTDRPPT